Proteins from one Hydrogenophaga sp. SL48 genomic window:
- the mltG gene encoding endolytic transglycosylase MltG: protein MKRFFTWFLLVPMLLAGLTAAGAWWWLGQPLPLPAGASAASPLEFQVAPGSSARGVAEAVTQAGVNTPPTLLYAWFRVSGQARGIKAGTYEIKPGTTPRGLLNQLVKGEQALRSLTLLEGWNFRELLAAVRRSPDLTQDLEGLDAAGVMARIGFPGRHPEGRFFPDTYRMVRHAPASSVLRQAALAMEERLGQAWAQRDPASPLRAPDEALILASIIEKETGTEADRAMVGGVFSNRLRIGMRLQTDPTVIYGLGERFDGNLRRADLLADTPYNSYTRAGLPPTPIAMPGWASLKAAVQPATTPALYFVARGDGSSVFSATLEEHNAAVRQYQLQR, encoded by the coding sequence GTGAAACGTTTTTTTACTTGGTTCCTGCTGGTGCCCATGTTGTTGGCCGGTCTGACCGCAGCTGGTGCGTGGTGGTGGTTAGGGCAGCCGCTGCCCTTGCCGGCCGGGGCGAGTGCGGCGTCGCCACTGGAGTTTCAGGTCGCCCCTGGGTCGTCGGCCCGAGGCGTGGCCGAAGCGGTCACTCAAGCGGGGGTGAACACGCCGCCCACTTTGCTGTACGCGTGGTTCCGGGTCTCGGGGCAGGCGCGGGGCATCAAGGCCGGCACCTATGAAATCAAGCCGGGCACCACGCCGCGAGGCTTGCTGAACCAGCTCGTGAAGGGGGAGCAGGCGCTGCGCAGCCTCACTCTGCTGGAAGGCTGGAACTTTCGCGAGCTGCTGGCCGCCGTGCGGCGCTCGCCCGACCTGACGCAAGACCTGGAGGGGCTGGACGCGGCTGGCGTGATGGCGCGCATCGGCTTCCCCGGTCGCCATCCCGAAGGCCGGTTTTTCCCCGACACCTACCGCATGGTTCGCCATGCCCCGGCCTCCAGCGTGTTGCGCCAGGCCGCCCTGGCCATGGAAGAGCGGCTGGGCCAGGCCTGGGCGCAACGCGACCCGGCCTCGCCACTGCGTGCTCCCGACGAGGCGCTGATCCTGGCGAGCATCATTGAAAAAGAAACCGGTACCGAAGCCGATCGCGCAATGGTGGGCGGCGTGTTCAGCAACCGGCTGCGCATCGGCATGCGGCTGCAGACCGACCCCACCGTGATCTACGGCCTGGGTGAACGCTTCGACGGCAACCTGCGCCGCGCCGACCTGCTGGCCGACACGCCCTACAACAGCTACACCCGCGCCGGCTTGCCGCCCACGCCGATTGCCATGCCGGGCTGGGCGTCGCTGAAGGCCGCCGTCCAGCCGGCCACCACGCCGGCGCTGTACTTCGTGGCACGCGGCGACGGCAGCAGCGTCTTCAGCGCCACCCTGGAAGAACACAATGCGGCAGTGCGCCAGTACCAGCTGCAGCGCTGA